In a single window of the Salvelinus alpinus chromosome 15, SLU_Salpinus.1, whole genome shotgun sequence genome:
- the LOC139540374 gene encoding transcription initiation factor TFIID subunit 3-like, translated as MCESYARSLLRVSVAQICQALGWDAVQLTACDLLSDVLHRYIQQLARGCHRYSELYGRTDPVLEDVGQAFRLLGVSLSELEDYVHNLEPVGFSQQTPLFPLSKNNMLQFPQPGVGVRGDAEERREYIPDYMPPLVSLQEEEEEEEEALADMGTSAEAMQVPLDDTDEDMDDDEVVNDENHPVKRHLDSPDAAMGMMPTSKRPRMHPGFSPDWSMEPREPLTSLNPQRVPPGMMASHSHDSMGSMSLSPETPGPPTLFRPQPVTPGRHSDHKSHGGQGRKGPKGSSPGRPRTKSPKGVNAGGAMSGSPIRSPKSSKERKKSPGRTKSPKSPKSPKMGSGVKSGSHSQGKAEAQALALQRLPLSALSERMGKENIHVQQSLEDRELAGFVSDKLCEPGGDNADIDDSIDAVIARACAEREPDPFAFSSGSESESDGFSSPRRLTIMEPGGTPKLSLGANSLGKDTSTPLHVNAGGGPGNWTMDDSINEVLRKVNQGGPNAGHPQGESYLSSASASPPTPEPLLKMYEEKNKLVSSADIKKKLKKELKTKMKKKEKGEKPKDKERDKDKGKMKEKNKDKNRDKSKDSFSKEAKMPWKDFGNKDDDLREHFLGQRSGFGGPEGSVIKIKSRDGGDGSGRKEKDKHKDKKKDKEKSKKGKDKRDKGKDRQKISSLTPFGLGDMPALFSPSTCLRIPSMLPPLPPILQEKDVKSKEKDKKKDKKEKKKKKDKDKEKEKEREKSKEKEREKEEKRKEKEKDKEKREKEKEKEKERIRLEKVRVETPVAVPSPVIPRLTLRVGAGQDKIVISKVVPNSEPPLPPPKMPAPKITATKSGPGSRLQPPPPPPLLSPVVPSLLSPASILSSSKLPVRSVITETVRTYVIRDELGNQIWICPGCNKPDDGSPMIGCDDCDDWYHWPCVGMVSAPPEDQQWFCVKCAGKKKDKKHKKRKHKVH; from the exons ATGTGCGAGAGCTATGCTCGCTCGCTGCTGCGTGTGTCGGTGGCGCAGATCTGCCAAGCGCTGGGCTGGGATGCAGTGCAGCTCACAGCCTGCGACCTGCTCTCCGATGTTCTTCACAGATATATCCAGCAGTTAGCCAGGGGTTGTCATCGATACTCGGAGCTAT ATGGGCGAACAGACCCAGTACTGGAGGACGTGGGCCAGGCCTTCAGACTGCTGGGTGTGAGCCTGTCCGAGCTGGAGGACTATGTCCATAACCTGGAGCCTGTGGGGTTCTCCCAGCAGAcacctctcttccccctcagcaAAAATAACATGCTGCAGTTCCCTCAGCCTGGAGTGGGGGTACGGGGGGATGCCGAGGAGAGGAGGGAATACATTCCAGATTATATGCCACCCTTGGTCTCTTTGCAAGAAG aagaggaggaggaggaagaagccCTGGCGGACATGGGCACCTCTGCCGAGGCCATGCAGGTCCCGCTGGACGATACAGACGAGGACATGGATGACGACGAGGTGGTGAACGATGAGAACCACCCTGTGAAGAGACACCTAGACAGCCCCGACGCCGCCATGGGTATGATGCCCACCTCCAAGAGGCCTCGCATGCACCCCGGCTTCAGCCCCGACTGGAGCATGGAGCCCAGGGAGCCCCTCACCTCCCTCAACCCTCAGCGTGTCCCTCCAGGCATGATGGCCTCCCATTCCCACGACAGCATGGGTTCAATGTCTCTGTCTCCAGAGACACCTGGGCCTCCGACATTGTTCAGACCCCAGCCGGTGACCCCAGGGAGACACTCTGATCATAAGTCTCATGGCGGTCAAGGCCGCAAAGGGCCCAAAGGCTCATCCCCTGGTAGGCCACGGACTAAGTCCCCAAAGGGGGTCAATGCTGGTGGGGCTATGTCAGGCAGCCCCATCCGCTCGCCCAAATCTTCCAAGGAGCGGAAAAAGTCCCCGGGCCGGACCAAGAGCCCTAAAAGTCCCAAGAGCCCCAAAATGGGTTCTGGAGTCAAGTCTGGTTCTCACTCCCAGGGAAAAGCAGAGGCTCAGGCCCTGGCCCTACAGAGACTTCCCCTGTCGGCCCTCAGCGAGAGGATGGGGAAGGAAAACATCCACGTGCAGCAAAGCCTGGAGGACCGCGAGCTGGCGGGTTTCGTCTCTGATAAACTCTGCGAACCTGGCGGCGACAACGCTGATATTGACGATTCTATCGACGCTGTGATCGCTAGGGCATGCGCTGAGCGAGAGCCTGACCCGTTTGCCTTCTCATCAGGCTCCGAGTCAGAGAGTGATGGCTTCTCCTCTCCACGGAGGCTTACTATCATGGAGCCAGGCGGAACGCCTAAGCTCTCACTGGGTGCCAACAGCCTGGGTAAAGACACTTCTACACCGCTTCACGTCAACGCAGGCGGTGGCCCCGGGAACTGGACCATGGACGACTCCATCAACGAGGTCCTACGTAAAGTAAACCAGGGCGGTCCAAATGCGGGACACCCCCAAGGCGAGTCATACCTGTCCTCAGCATCCGCCTCGCCCCCGACCCCTGAGCCCCTCCTCAAGATGTACGAGGAGAAGAACAAGCTTGTCTCCTCGGCTGACATCAAGAAGAAACTCAAGAAGGAGCTGAAGACGAAGATGAAgaagaaggagaaaggagagaagccaaaagataaagagagggataaGGACAAGGGGAAGATGAAAGAGAAGAACAAGGATAAGAACAGGGATAAGAGCAAAGATTCTTTCTCCAAGGAGGCCAAGATGCCATGGAAGGACTTCGGTAACAAGGACGATGACCTCAGGGAACACTTcctgggtcagaggtcagggttcgGCGGACCCGAGGGCTCCGTGATCAAGATCAAGTCGCGAGATGGAGGGGATGGCAGTGGCAGGAAGGAGAAGGACAAACACAAAGACAAAAAAAAGGACAAGGAGAAGAGCAAGAAGGGCAAAGACAAGCGGGACAAGGGTAAGGACCGGCAGAAGATATCCTCCCTCACCCCGTTCGGTTTGGGTGACATGCCTGCCCTGTTCAGCCCATCGACGTGTCTCCGCATCCCCTCCATGCTGCCTCCTCTTCCGCCTATCCTCCAGGAAAAGGATGTGAAGAGCAAAGAGAAGGACAAGAAGAAAgacaagaaggagaagaagaagaagaaagataaAGACAAGGAGAAGGAAAAGGAGAGGGAAAAAtccaaggagaaggagagggagaaagaggagaagaggaaagagaaggagaaagacaaGGAAAAacgggagaaggagaaagagaaggaaaaaGAGAGGATTAGGCTCGAAAAG GTGAGGGTGGAGACTCCAGTGGCTGTCCCATCACCAGTCATCCCCAGGCTTACCCTAAGGGTTGGGGCTGGCCAGGACAAAAT AGTTATCAGTAAGGTGGTTCCCAATTCCGAGCCACCGCTGCCGCCACCCAAGATGCCAGCACCCAAGATCACCGCCACTAAATCAGGACCTGGCAGTCGCCTTCAGCCCCCACCACCTCCACCCCTATTGTCCCCAGTTGTACCCTCGTTGCTCTCCCCCGCCTCCATTCTGTCCTCCAGCAAACTGCCTGTACGCAGTGTGATCACTGAAACTGTCAGGACGTACGTG ATTCGTGATGAGTTGGGGAACCAGATCTGGATCTGTCCTGGTTGCAACAAGCCTGATGACGGCAGTCCCATGATCGGCTGTGATGACTGCGATGACTGGTACCATTG GCCATGTGTTGGGATGGTCTCGGCCCCTCCCGAGGACCAGCAGTGGTTCTGTGTGAAGTGTGCTGGCAAGAAGAAGGACAAAAAACACAAGAAGCGGAAGCACAAAGTGCATTGA